The following is a genomic window from Crossiella equi.
GGGTGGGACGCGCAGGGCGGCCTGGGCGGCCCCGTCCACATCGGCCACCACGGGCAGGCGCACGCCCAGCTCGGCGAGCAGCTCCAGCCCGGCCGCGCGGCCGTCGTTGCGGACCTGGAGGCCCAGCACGGGCACCGCGCCCTCGCTCCGGGCGTAGGCGTCCAGCGCGGGCAGCTCGTCGCGGCACGGCGCGCACCAGGTGGCCCACACGTTGACCAGCACGGCCTTGCCGCCGAGCGCGGGACCGAGCGCGACGGTCTCACCGGTGCCCAGGCAGGGCACCCGGACCTCGGCCAGCTGGGCCACCACGCTGTCCGTGGCACCGGGCCGCGGGCATGGGCCGAGCTGGGCCTTCGCCCGCAGCGGCGCCAGGTCCGGTTCCGGCCGCACGGTCTCGGTGCCGCTGCTGACAGGCGGGACCTGCGAGCCGCGCGGCCACAGCGCGACGATCGCGGCCACCGCGAGGACCACGACCAGCACGAACCACCGCACGCGGGGGATCACCGGCGGGCACCCGCCTCGGCGCTCTTGGGCGCGCGCAGCTGCTCGGCCAGCGCCAGCAGGTGCGGGGCCTCCA
Proteins encoded in this region:
- a CDS encoding TlpA disulfide reductase family protein codes for the protein MIPRVRWFVLVVVLAVAAIVALWPRGSQVPPVSSGTETVRPEPDLAPLRAKAQLGPCPRPGATDSVVAQLAEVRVPCLGTGETVALGPALGGKAVLVNVWATWCAPCRDELPALDAYARSEGAVPVLGLQVRNDGRAAGLELLAELGVRLPVVADVDGAAQAALRVPPALPASYLVRPDGEVRRITNPLVFTSVDQVRTAVADNLGGPK